A single region of the Fibrobacter sp. UWP2 genome encodes:
- the rseP gene encoding RIP metalloprotease RseP, producing the protein METILDNALMFILGLLALSFLVTIHELGHFLVAKWNNVKVNTFSIGFGKKLFRFRKGETEYCISAIPFGGYVAMAGENPDTIEEGELPSDRDFVGKSVGARAAIAFAGPFVNIAFAFVLLVVLYMVGVQEPSTKNLIVGFVASESSAEVAGILPGDTITAMNGEPTQGWDDFREKIGVSLGAEVVLEVHRGGEPISITVVPQELVVPAQDSSGNPIKMGIGDIGIYPRNRVIVRQSPVEGSAAAAAGIAEGDTIFEINGEHISRYEEVVRQIDGSEGAEVKVTVIRGGDTLSMGLTPSYNEEYKRYMIGIQMGYVLFRETHLVKRSFVEALEKTCSTSLKMTTSIFRYFKRMFQGHVKVDAFSGPVSIVAVMGNVWMSGFQDFLMLLALISINLGVMNLLPLAITDGGLLMFLGIEKLRGKPLSIKTQSIIQNVASAFFISFFVFITILDFGKLSLFLK; encoded by the coding sequence ATGGAAACTATTTTGGACAATGCTTTGATGTTCATTCTCGGCCTCTTGGCGCTCAGCTTTTTGGTGACTATCCATGAACTTGGTCACTTCCTGGTCGCCAAGTGGAATAACGTCAAGGTGAACACCTTCAGCATTGGCTTTGGTAAAAAACTGTTCCGCTTTAGGAAGGGCGAAACAGAGTATTGTATCTCTGCAATCCCGTTTGGTGGCTACGTGGCGATGGCGGGCGAGAACCCCGACACTATCGAAGAGGGGGAACTGCCGTCGGACCGCGATTTTGTGGGCAAGTCCGTTGGCGCCCGGGCGGCGATTGCATTTGCGGGCCCGTTTGTAAATATCGCCTTCGCGTTTGTACTACTGGTTGTCTTGTACATGGTCGGGGTGCAGGAGCCCTCGACAAAGAATTTGATTGTCGGCTTTGTGGCGAGTGAATCCTCTGCTGAGGTCGCAGGCATTTTACCGGGCGATACCATTACCGCCATGAACGGAGAGCCGACGCAGGGCTGGGACGATTTCCGCGAAAAGATTGGCGTGAGTCTGGGAGCCGAGGTCGTGCTCGAAGTCCATCGCGGCGGCGAACCGATCTCCATTACGGTAGTCCCGCAAGAGCTGGTGGTGCCGGCGCAGGATTCCAGTGGCAACCCCATCAAGATGGGCATTGGCGATATCGGTATTTACCCACGTAACCGCGTGATTGTGCGTCAGTCTCCGGTGGAAGGCTCTGCGGCTGCTGCGGCGGGCATTGCCGAGGGCGACACCATTTTCGAGATCAACGGTGAACACATCTCCCGCTACGAAGAGGTGGTGCGGCAAATTGACGGTTCCGAAGGGGCTGAGGTGAAGGTGACCGTGATTCGCGGTGGCGATACGCTCTCCATGGGCCTGACCCCCTCTTACAATGAAGAGTACAAGCGCTACATGATTGGCATCCAGATGGGCTACGTGCTGTTCCGCGAAACGCACCTGGTCAAGCGCAGTTTTGTGGAGGCGCTCGAAAAAACGTGCTCCACCAGCCTAAAGATGACCACGAGTATTTTCCGCTATTTCAAACGCATGTTCCAAGGGCACGTGAAGGTTGACGCCTTTAGCGGTCCGGTTTCCATCGTCGCCGTAATGGGGAATGTGTGGATGAGCGGCTTCCAGGATTTCCTGATGCTCCTTGCGCTCATCAGCATCAACCTGGGCGTAATGAACCTGCTTCCGCTCGCGATTACCGACGGTGGCCTGCTCATGTTCCTCGGAATCGAGAAGTTGCGCGGCAAGCCCTTGAGCATAAAGACGCAGTCGATTATCCAGAACGTGGCGTCGGCGTTCTTCATCAGTTTCTTCGTGTTCATCACGATTCTTGATTTTGGCAAGCTTTCGCTGTTCTTGAAATGA
- a CDS encoding MATE family efflux transporter translates to MGVSKTNIDMLNGPLGRKILRFAIPIALSSIFQQMFNLADVAVVGQFAGDKALAAVGANTFVINMLINLFVGISVGANVVVANSIGARSYRSVTRSVHTSVMVAFFSGIFLSFVGIFFARPILELISTPEDVLDMAVLYLQIYFAGMPFVMIYNFIAAILRSKGDTKRPLYVLMVAGAVNVALNLILVAGFGMGVSGVAIATVIANVISGIILFYMLLHEVGPFKLEFWKLRVTPFFLSRILRVGLPTGLRGVVFSFSNVCLQSAINSLGSATVAASSIALNYEFVVYYWLSSFSQACVTFVGQNFGAKNMERCRRTVRWTLLLGCSTTIVLSALCCIFARPMLSVFTSNTEIIEIASIRMYVVVGLLAINVFLDVFSGALSGMGKSLPPALTCMVGVCGIRILWVIFVFPKYNSFASLMVVYPVSWVITIAVIVGIYFYNIKRLK, encoded by the coding sequence ATGGGCGTTTCAAAGACAAACATCGATATGCTGAACGGGCCCCTCGGGAGAAAAATCCTGAGGTTTGCCATCCCTATTGCCTTGAGCAGCATTTTCCAGCAGATGTTCAACCTGGCGGACGTCGCCGTGGTGGGGCAGTTCGCGGGCGACAAGGCGTTGGCAGCCGTGGGAGCGAACACGTTCGTCATCAACATGCTCATCAACCTGTTCGTCGGAATTTCCGTGGGTGCGAACGTGGTGGTGGCCAATTCCATCGGCGCGCGCAGCTACCGCTCCGTGACCCGCAGCGTCCACACGTCGGTGATGGTGGCGTTCTTCAGCGGGATATTCCTCTCGTTCGTGGGAATCTTTTTTGCAAGGCCGATTCTTGAACTGATTTCAACGCCCGAAGATGTTTTGGACATGGCGGTACTTTACCTGCAAATCTACTTTGCCGGCATGCCCTTCGTGATGATTTACAACTTCATCGCCGCCATCCTGCGCAGCAAGGGCGATACAAAGCGGCCGCTTTATGTGCTCATGGTGGCGGGAGCCGTCAATGTGGCATTGAACCTGATTCTTGTAGCGGGCTTTGGCATGGGTGTATCGGGCGTTGCGATTGCGACGGTCATCGCCAACGTCATCAGCGGGATTATCTTGTTCTACATGCTCCTGCACGAGGTGGGGCCTTTCAAACTAGAGTTCTGGAAATTGCGCGTGACGCCCTTCTTCTTGAGCCGCATCTTGCGCGTGGGGCTGCCGACGGGGCTTCGCGGCGTCGTATTCTCGTTCAGCAACGTGTGCCTGCAATCGGCCATCAACAGCCTCGGTTCTGCGACAGTGGCGGCCTCGTCCATCGCGCTCAACTACGAATTCGTGGTGTATTACTGGCTGAGTTCGTTCTCGCAGGCCTGCGTGACCTTCGTGGGACAAAACTTCGGCGCAAAGAACATGGAACGCTGCCGCCGCACGGTCCGCTGGACACTCCTGCTCGGCTGCTCCACCACCATCGTATTGAGCGCTCTCTGCTGCATTTTCGCAAGGCCCATGCTGAGCGTGTTCACGTCCAATACCGAGATCATCGAAATCGCATCCATCCGTATGTACGTGGTGGTGGGGCTCTTGGCCATCAACGTCTTCTTGGACGTATTTTCGGGCGCGCTTTCGGGAATGGGCAAGTCCCTACCGCCGGCGCTCACCTGCATGGTTGGCGTCTGCGGCATCCGCATCCTCTGGGTAATTTTCGTATTCCCCAAGTACAACTCGTTCGCCTCGCTGATGGTCGTCTACCCCGTCAGCTGGGTCATCACGATTGCAGTCATCGTGGGGATATATTTCTACAACATTAAACGGCTAAAATAG
- a CDS encoding zinc ribbon domain-containing protein has translation MEMKFCQSCGMPLTPEILGTNADGSKNEEYCIYCYKDGAFTGDFNMEQMVEFCSQFVDEFNKNTGKSLTREEYKAELRKYFPTLKRWR, from the coding sequence ATGGAAATGAAATTTTGTCAGAGCTGCGGAATGCCGCTCACGCCGGAAATATTGGGCACAAACGCCGACGGCAGCAAGAACGAGGAATATTGCATCTACTGCTATAAAGACGGCGCCTTCACCGGCGACTTCAACATGGAACAGATGGTCGAATTCTGCTCGCAGTTCGTCGATGAATTCAACAAGAATACAGGCAAAAGCCTGACCCGCGAAGAATACAAGGCGGAGCTTCGCAAGTACTTCCCGACGCTCAAGCGCTGGCGCTGA
- a CDS encoding TIGR03905 family TSCPD domain-containing protein: protein MEETFKTKGVCATTIQFTRDGDKIRNIRFTGGCNGNLKAIAKLCEGMSAEDIAAKLLGNTCGGKPTSCADQLARAVLGKEA, encoded by the coding sequence ATGGAAGAGACTTTCAAGACTAAAGGCGTTTGCGCTACGACGATCCAGTTTACGCGCGATGGCGACAAGATACGCAACATCCGCTTTACGGGCGGATGCAACGGGAACTTGAAGGCGATTGCAAAGCTCTGCGAAGGCATGAGCGCCGAAGATATCGCGGCAAAGCTCTTGGGCAACACCTGTGGCGGGAAGCCGACTTCGTGCGCCGACCAGCTCGCCCGCGCCGTCCTCGGGAAAGAAGCGTAA
- the purD gene encoding phosphoribosylamine--glycine ligase, giving the protein MNILVVGSGGREHAIALAVKKSPLCDTLVCAPGNPGMANLGKCVPVDVADPKAIADLAVAEKIDLAVIGPEIPLVAGVVDEFRRRGLRAFGPTAAAAALEGSKAFSKDIMKKYNVPTAAFETFTDLAAAKKFLAEHPAPIVVKASGLAAGKGAIVCMTDKEANDAVEEMLGDKAVFGESGKTVVIEEFMDGEEASIFVVCDGKDYVILSSAQDHKRVFDDDKGPNTGGMGAYSPAPVVTDALLDEVKKTIIEPTLKGMAAEGKPYTGVLYVGIMVTAKGPKVVEYNCRLGDPECQIVLPLYDGDVLALFDAAEKGELAKLGAPKAPKGSAAIVVLASKGYPGHYEKGKVVTGIEEAEKNGAQVLHAGTKMADGKLVTNGGRVFGVVGHGETLQSALNMAYAACEKVQFEGKFYRKDIGKKGLARLAKMGK; this is encoded by the coding sequence ATGAATATTCTCGTCGTTGGTAGCGGTGGTCGCGAACATGCCATCGCTCTTGCAGTCAAGAAGTCGCCGCTGTGCGACACTCTCGTGTGCGCTCCGGGCAACCCGGGCATGGCTAACCTCGGCAAGTGCGTGCCGGTCGACGTGGCCGACCCGAAGGCGATCGCTGACCTCGCGGTTGCCGAAAAGATTGACCTCGCGGTCATCGGCCCCGAAATTCCGCTGGTCGCGGGCGTGGTGGACGAATTCCGTCGTCGCGGGCTGCGTGCTTTCGGCCCGACTGCGGCTGCTGCCGCGCTCGAAGGCTCCAAGGCCTTCAGCAAGGATATCATGAAGAAGTACAACGTGCCGACGGCCGCCTTCGAGACCTTCACCGATCTCGCCGCCGCCAAGAAGTTCCTCGCCGAACACCCGGCTCCGATCGTGGTGAAGGCATCGGGCCTCGCTGCGGGCAAGGGCGCCATCGTCTGCATGACCGACAAAGAAGCGAACGACGCTGTCGAGGAAATGCTCGGCGACAAGGCCGTGTTCGGCGAATCCGGCAAGACGGTCGTGATTGAAGAATTCATGGACGGTGAAGAAGCCTCCATCTTCGTGGTTTGCGACGGCAAGGACTATGTGATTCTCTCTTCTGCTCAGGACCACAAGCGCGTCTTTGATGACGACAAGGGCCCGAACACGGGTGGCATGGGCGCCTACAGCCCGGCTCCGGTGGTGACCGACGCACTCCTCGACGAAGTGAAGAAGACGATTATCGAACCGACCCTCAAGGGCATGGCCGCCGAAGGCAAGCCCTACACGGGCGTGCTCTACGTGGGCATCATGGTGACGGCAAAGGGTCCGAAGGTCGTGGAATACAACTGCCGCTTGGGCGACCCCGAATGCCAGATTGTGCTCCCGCTCTACGACGGCGATGTGCTCGCGTTGTTCGATGCTGCCGAAAAGGGCGAACTCGCAAAGCTCGGTGCCCCGAAGGCTCCGAAGGGCTCTGCAGCCATTGTCGTGCTTGCGAGCAAGGGTTATCCCGGCCATTACGAAAAGGGGAAAGTTGTCACGGGCATTGAAGAAGCCGAAAAGAACGGCGCCCAGGTGCTCCACGCCGGTACCAAGATGGCCGACGGCAAGCTGGTCACGAACGGTGGCCGCGTGTTCGGTGTGGTGGGCCATGGCGAAACGCTCCAGTCCGCTTTGAACATGGCGTATGCCGCTTGCGAGAAGGTCCAGTTCGAAGGCAAGTTCTACCGCAAGGACATCGGCAAGAAGGGTTTGGCCCGTCTCGCTAAGATGGGTAAATAA
- the purE gene encoding 5-(carboxyamino)imidazole ribonucleotide mutase, with amino-acid sequence MDLKENAKVGIVAGSKSDQETVDKITAVLDSFGIVWEYNILSAHRTPNATAKYAREAAGRGLQVLIGVAGLAAALPGVLAGHTILPVIGLPCAGGPLNGVDALHSIVQMPPGIPVATVGIGNGKNAGYLAAHIVALSDASVREKLVAYRKGLGDIEG; translated from the coding sequence ATGGATTTGAAAGAAAATGCAAAGGTCGGTATCGTTGCGGGTAGCAAGTCCGACCAGGAAACTGTAGACAAGATCACCGCGGTGCTCGACAGTTTTGGCATCGTGTGGGAATACAACATCCTTTCCGCACACCGCACCCCGAACGCCACCGCGAAGTATGCTCGCGAAGCCGCCGGGCGAGGCCTCCAGGTCCTCATCGGTGTCGCAGGCCTCGCTGCAGCCCTCCCGGGCGTGCTCGCAGGGCACACCATCCTTCCCGTTATCGGCCTGCCCTGCGCCGGCGGCCCGCTCAACGGCGTCGATGCCCTGCACTCCATCGTGCAGATGCCCCCGGGAATCCCGGTGGCCACGGTCGGCATCGGCAACGGCAAGAATGCCGGTTACCTCGCCGCCCACATCGTCGCCCTCTCTGATGCAAGCGTCCGCGAGAAGCTCGTCGCCTACCGCAAGGGCCTCGGGGATATTGAGGGATAG
- a CDS encoding DUF3108 domain-containing protein, translating to MLFRLFSALLLALSFAYAGEPNLPEVQAPWMKGERLEFDLCWGPITAGSASLEVKPAKDGKTEFLTFATGNKTINKIYPVNDTIYTRVRNKGLMTEVFRKSLHEGSFHNKSIIRFDRKGEKAWLSDTVFKDPVKHIVKRSADTAVAIQGLEHSIMSAFYLVRTMPLTVGDTSRFSAVSGKKRYELKVLVHGREKMKTALGSFNTVKVEPVLDGDGIFNSKGRIFIWFTDDDKRIPVLMQCEIALGSIKAKLVKVE from the coding sequence GTGCTCTTTCGTCTTTTTTCCGCGCTGCTCCTTGCGCTGTCTTTCGCCTATGCCGGTGAACCGAACTTGCCGGAAGTCCAAGCCCCGTGGATGAAGGGCGAACGCCTGGAATTTGACTTGTGCTGGGGCCCGATTACTGCGGGATCCGCTTCGCTCGAGGTCAAACCCGCCAAGGACGGCAAGACGGAATTTTTGACGTTTGCGACCGGTAACAAGACCATCAACAAAATCTATCCGGTCAACGACACCATCTACACCCGTGTGCGCAACAAGGGTCTTATGACCGAGGTGTTCCGCAAGTCGCTCCATGAGGGGAGCTTCCATAACAAGTCGATTATCCGTTTCGACCGCAAGGGCGAAAAGGCGTGGCTCTCCGACACGGTCTTCAAGGACCCGGTGAAACATATCGTTAAGCGTTCCGCCGATACGGCGGTCGCCATCCAGGGACTGGAGCACAGTATCATGTCGGCGTTCTACCTGGTCAGGACCATGCCGCTCACCGTGGGTGACACTTCCCGTTTCTCAGCGGTCAGCGGCAAAAAAAGATACGAACTAAAGGTGCTGGTCCACGGTCGCGAAAAGATGAAGACCGCCCTCGGTTCGTTCAATACGGTCAAGGTGGAACCAGTGCTCGACGGCGACGGAATCTTCAACTCCAAGGGCAGGATCTTTATCTGGTTCACCGATGACGACAAACGGATCCCGGTCCTCATGCAGTGCGAGATAGCCCTGGGCTCCATCAAGGCCAAGTTGGTGAAGGTGGAATAA
- a CDS encoding maltotransferase domain-containing protein translates to MAIIPTLKENLVIENIRPNIEGGRFMIKREPGDTVTLQADIFRHSHEKYDAAIFYRHVSKKKWEKAPMHFVDNDLWEGSFTVGNIGYYEYKICAWTKEPKDVPTESPVMRLRVDPVYSRVGTWYEMWPKSQGTDPKKSATWKDCERQLDYIADLGFDTVYLVPIHPIGVTNRKGANNALHAKTDKKGKPLEPGCPYAVGNKNGGHYDVDPELGTMKDFEHFAKTARAKGLRLALDIALNCSPDHPYVKSHPEWFYHEPDGSIKFAENPPKKYEDIYPFDYYNDNYKALWQEIENIILFWADKGIEIFRIDNPHTKPFPFWEWLIADVKEKRPELVFLAEAFTRPKMMHRLAKSGFDMSYTYFAWRSAKWEFEQYLKELTQSDAKEYMRGIFFPTTPDIFPKYLAYKGPNAFKQRYFLAATLSSLTGMYNGFELCENIPSPVKEELADSEKYQYKVHNWTGPGIQDFVRRVNTARQEHVAMQEYDNLEFHYAQNDQLMVYSKKSGEDIILCVCNMDMDNVQEGFVEINMSKLGLAEDAFYFLKDVITDDSFVWRGSKNFVRLDPARAPGHMFVLKKI, encoded by the coding sequence ATGGCTATTATTCCAACTCTTAAAGAAAATCTCGTTATCGAGAACATTCGCCCGAACATCGAGGGCGGCCGATTCATGATCAAGCGCGAGCCTGGCGACACCGTGACGCTCCAGGCCGACATTTTCCGCCACAGCCACGAAAAGTACGATGCCGCCATTTTCTACAGGCACGTCTCCAAAAAGAAGTGGGAGAAGGCTCCCATGCACTTTGTGGATAACGACCTTTGGGAAGGCTCGTTCACCGTGGGCAACATTGGCTATTACGAATACAAGATTTGCGCCTGGACCAAGGAGCCCAAGGATGTGCCGACGGAGAGCCCGGTGATGCGCCTCCGTGTGGACCCTGTATACAGCCGCGTGGGCACCTGGTACGAGATGTGGCCCAAGAGCCAGGGGACCGACCCCAAGAAGAGCGCCACCTGGAAGGATTGCGAACGTCAGCTCGACTACATCGCCGACCTCGGATTCGATACCGTGTACCTGGTGCCCATCCACCCGATTGGTGTTACCAACCGCAAGGGTGCAAACAACGCCCTGCACGCCAAGACCGACAAGAAGGGCAAGCCGTTGGAACCGGGTTGCCCCTATGCCGTGGGTAACAAGAACGGCGGCCACTACGACGTGGACCCCGAACTCGGGACCATGAAGGACTTTGAACATTTTGCCAAGACGGCCCGTGCCAAGGGACTCCGCCTGGCTTTGGACATCGCCCTCAACTGCAGCCCGGACCACCCGTATGTGAAGTCGCACCCGGAATGGTTCTACCACGAACCCGATGGCAGCATCAAGTTCGCCGAGAACCCGCCGAAGAAGTACGAGGACATCTACCCGTTCGACTACTACAACGACAACTACAAGGCTCTTTGGCAGGAAATCGAGAACATTATTTTGTTCTGGGCCGACAAGGGAATTGAAATCTTCCGTATCGACAACCCGCACACCAAGCCTTTCCCGTTCTGGGAATGGCTCATCGCCGACGTGAAGGAAAAGCGCCCGGAACTCGTGTTCCTCGCCGAGGCGTTCACTCGCCCGAAGATGATGCACCGTTTGGCCAAGAGCGGTTTCGACATGAGCTACACGTACTTTGCCTGGCGTAGCGCCAAGTGGGAATTCGAGCAGTACCTCAAGGAACTCACGCAGAGCGATGCCAAGGAATACATGCGCGGCATCTTCTTCCCGACGACACCCGACATTTTCCCCAAGTACCTGGCCTACAAGGGACCGAACGCCTTCAAGCAGCGTTACTTCCTTGCGGCGACGCTCTCGAGCCTCACCGGCATGTACAACGGCTTTGAACTGTGCGAGAACATCCCGAGCCCAGTCAAGGAAGAACTTGCCGATAGCGAAAAGTACCAGTACAAGGTCCATAATTGGACGGGCCCCGGCATCCAGGACTTCGTGCGCCGTGTGAATACAGCCCGCCAGGAACATGTCGCCATGCAGGAATACGACAACCTCGAATTCCACTACGCGCAAAACGATCAGCTGATGGTCTACTCCAAAAAGTCGGGCGAGGACATTATCCTTTGCGTGTGCAACATGGACATGGACAACGTGCAGGAGGGCTTTGTCGAAATCAACATGTCAAAGCTCGGCCTTGCCGAGGACGCCTTCTACTTTTTGAAGGATGTTATCACCGACGACAGCTTTGTGTGGCGCGGCAGCAAGAACTTTGTGCGCCTGGACCCGGCAAGGGCCCCTGGCCATATGTTCGTGCTCAAGAAAATCTAG